One segment of Allorhodopirellula heiligendammensis DNA contains the following:
- a CDS encoding glucuronyl esterase domain-containing protein, translated as MRPTRPLFPHSHAATWITLSALLAAAAIASPPAAAQKFEPNYDEAKVPAYQLPDPLVMESGDPVTTAEQWPARRAEIIELFTQHVFGRMPEHRRVESKVVRRDANANDGQTVRTELSVIVKSPQLDPSNPGDIEKSIEIHVLVDVPHSRGAANGDAAKPAAVPAFLGLNFQGNHTVTSDPNVRITPSWVRDRRDDSTEGNRAVAGGRGVAASRWPSEMINQRGYALITAYYGDIDPDTDDGFQNGIHGLMPEFIASLPPEERPGSIAGWTYGISCILDAIEKTPNLGIDVSRVGVIGHSRLGKTALWAGAIDPRFALVISNDSGCGGAALSRRAVGETVGRINASFPHWFCDGFEHYNQNENALPVDSHELIALAAPRPIAVGSATDDKWADPRGEFLAARAASPVYELLGLPGLLDDEGQTPSEPPQPDHAYSSGAISYHLRAGGHDLAKEDWQCYLDFADRFLQQD; from the coding sequence ATGCGACCCACCCGCCCCCTTTTTCCTCACTCGCACGCGGCGACCTGGATCACGCTATCGGCTCTGTTAGCCGCCGCAGCCATTGCCTCGCCACCTGCCGCGGCACAGAAATTCGAACCCAACTACGACGAGGCCAAAGTCCCTGCGTACCAATTGCCCGATCCTTTGGTCATGGAGTCGGGTGATCCCGTCACGACCGCAGAGCAGTGGCCAGCGCGCCGCGCCGAAATCATTGAACTCTTCACGCAGCATGTTTTCGGGCGGATGCCGGAGCACCGCCGAGTGGAATCCAAAGTGGTACGTCGCGATGCGAATGCCAATGATGGTCAGACGGTGCGCACGGAGCTGAGCGTGATCGTGAAGTCCCCGCAACTCGACCCCTCAAACCCGGGCGACATCGAAAAATCAATCGAGATTCACGTGCTCGTGGATGTCCCCCATTCCCGTGGGGCAGCCAACGGCGATGCGGCGAAACCGGCGGCCGTTCCCGCGTTCCTGGGATTGAATTTCCAAGGCAATCACACCGTGACATCGGATCCCAACGTGCGAATCACGCCGTCTTGGGTACGTGATCGAAGAGATGATAGCACCGAGGGAAACCGAGCGGTCGCGGGCGGGCGGGGTGTGGCCGCGAGTCGTTGGCCCAGCGAGATGATCAACCAACGGGGCTATGCCCTCATCACCGCGTACTACGGTGATATTGACCCCGATACGGACGACGGCTTTCAAAATGGCATTCATGGGTTGATGCCAGAATTCATTGCGAGCTTGCCCCCGGAGGAACGCCCGGGGTCGATTGCGGGATGGACCTATGGCATATCATGCATCCTCGACGCAATCGAAAAGACGCCCAACCTTGGCATCGACGTCTCGCGAGTCGGCGTCATCGGACATTCGCGTTTGGGCAAGACAGCATTGTGGGCTGGGGCGATCGACCCACGATTCGCGCTCGTCATCAGCAACGACTCCGGCTGCGGTGGTGCGGCTCTGTCCCGCCGCGCCGTCGGAGAGACGGTGGGGAGGATCAATGCGAGCTTTCCACATTGGTTCTGCGACGGGTTCGAGCATTACAATCAGAACGAAAACGCACTGCCCGTCGATTCACACGAACTGATCGCTCTGGCGGCTCCGCGGCCGATCGCCGTCGGCAGCGCCACCGACGATAAGTGGGCGGATCCACGGGGCGAATTCTTGGCCGCTCGCGCAGCCTCGCCAGTCTACGAACTGCTCGGGCTGCCCGGTCTCCTCGACGACGAAGGGCAGACGCCTAGTGAGCCTCCGCAACCGGATCACGCCTATTCGAGTGGTGCGATTAGCTACCATCTCCGCGCCGGCGGCCACGACTTGGCCAAAGAGGATTGGCAGTGCTACCTCGATTTCGCAGATCGATTCCTACAACAGGACTGA
- a CDS encoding SMI1/KNR4 family protein, whose amino-acid sequence MTKPDSTTANSSVAKCDGTHQSDPRHEPAKGSLPWSKKLAERFGLDFGEELNQWWDEQCTHSPGPGEFRYPVLPQTLLATVPDPIWPPLMPPNFLPLLGNGAGDWLCVRLLDPDIAALTGRSTDICQWYHGGGDWLPWGDQLSEALLFDWLLNSLPQSDCRHAEPASESFDGGDEQPHDHDVRPATVAWREHAWGRWVIDRLPTLANIDWVAASDPRHLATDLLNQQLCEIPVRCQLVIDSLASALSCRLTPKIAHDLGLTWNDWMRWCFDLRSMPSEVSSRLQASLGLSSTDFDPAQQRWDDVVTHAAAVCQKRPDLSWGHDLLGYAQWSRGDMQDAERAFSNAVRCSVFSDQSVRLRTHWATANDGISKFSARFLAEMSASSHCGDSFEPQVQDQLGLLPAVIDRACLLEFLGPSSAEDSSSVRQRYSQMLVDEASVASSPATSARLLYAAGWDLGAEPMRRYGELLDRYMAACQAAGWSRHERLASVHRDGLKARYNL is encoded by the coding sequence GTGACCAAACCAGATTCGACTACCGCCAATTCCTCCGTCGCCAAATGCGATGGAACTCACCAGAGCGATCCCCGGCATGAGCCAGCCAAGGGTTCGCTTCCGTGGTCAAAAAAATTAGCTGAGCGGTTCGGGCTGGATTTCGGCGAGGAACTGAACCAGTGGTGGGATGAACAGTGTACTCATTCCCCAGGTCCCGGTGAGTTCCGTTACCCTGTGCTGCCGCAGACGCTGCTCGCAACGGTGCCCGATCCGATCTGGCCTCCGCTGATGCCGCCGAATTTCCTCCCTCTGCTAGGCAATGGCGCAGGTGATTGGTTGTGCGTGCGATTGCTCGACCCCGACATCGCCGCCCTAACAGGCCGGTCAACCGATATTTGCCAGTGGTACCACGGTGGGGGCGACTGGCTGCCTTGGGGAGACCAATTGTCCGAGGCGTTGCTCTTTGACTGGTTGCTCAATTCGCTGCCCCAATCTGATTGTCGGCACGCAGAACCAGCCAGTGAGAGTTTTGACGGCGGCGATGAACAACCGCATGATCATGACGTGCGGCCCGCGACAGTTGCCTGGCGCGAACACGCCTGGGGGCGTTGGGTGATCGACCGACTCCCCACGCTCGCGAATATCGACTGGGTCGCGGCGAGCGACCCTCGTCATTTGGCGACCGATCTACTGAATCAGCAATTGTGCGAAATTCCTGTCCGTTGTCAGCTCGTGATCGATTCTCTCGCAAGTGCTCTGAGCTGCCGCCTGACGCCCAAAATCGCTCACGATTTGGGACTGACTTGGAATGATTGGATGCGTTGGTGTTTCGACCTACGGTCCATGCCAAGTGAGGTTTCCAGCCGCTTACAAGCGTCGCTGGGACTATCCTCCACCGATTTCGATCCCGCCCAACAGCGCTGGGACGACGTCGTCACGCATGCTGCCGCTGTCTGCCAAAAACGCCCTGATTTGTCGTGGGGACATGATCTGCTGGGGTACGCCCAGTGGTCCCGAGGGGACATGCAGGACGCCGAGCGAGCGTTTTCCAATGCGGTTCGCTGTAGCGTATTCTCGGATCAGAGCGTTCGGCTACGCACACACTGGGCCACCGCAAACGATGGAATTTCGAAATTTTCAGCTCGCTTTTTGGCAGAGATGTCCGCATCCTCGCATTGCGGTGATTCGTTTGAACCGCAGGTCCAGGACCAACTCGGGCTGTTGCCTGCGGTAATTGACCGCGCCTGCTTGCTCGAATTCCTCGGTCCCTCCTCCGCTGAGGATTCCTCATCCGTTCGCCAGCGATATTCGCAAATGCTCGTCGATGAGGCCTCCGTGGCATCATCACCGGCAACATCAGCGAGATTGCTTTACGCAGCAGGCTGGGATCTCGGCGCCGAGCCGATGCGGCGTTATGGCGAATTACTCGATCGGTACATGGCTGCCTGCCAAGCTGCGGGCTGGTCCCGGCACGAACGGCTCGCCAGCGTGCATCGAGATGGATTGAAGGCTCGCTACAATTTGTAA
- the cysC gene encoding adenylyl-sulfate kinase: MNAPPPPNQPPAEGDVSKNIVWHENTVSRAARERNLRQRGCVVWFTGLSGCGKSTIANELDRLLISRGAACTLLDGDNVRHGLCAPPAALSGEHGDAFAERFGLGFSPIDREENIRRIGAVASLMAAAGLITLAAFVSPYRRDRDRVRRIVEGDGQKGDFLEVFVDTPLEVCQQRDPKGLYKKALAGEIPNFTGISDPYEAPQQPEIHLQFRVGMTPSDAAEEILQVMTARGVFGTPVAEDKR; encoded by the coding sequence ATGAACGCACCTCCCCCACCGAATCAACCGCCCGCCGAAGGTGACGTTTCGAAGAATATCGTGTGGCATGAGAACACCGTCTCGCGAGCGGCACGAGAGCGAAACCTCCGACAGCGCGGCTGTGTGGTGTGGTTCACAGGACTGAGCGGTTGCGGCAAGTCTACCATTGCCAACGAACTCGACCGGTTATTGATCTCTCGGGGCGCCGCCTGCACTTTGCTCGACGGCGACAACGTGCGTCACGGGCTGTGTGCCCCGCCGGCAGCATTGTCCGGAGAGCATGGGGATGCGTTTGCTGAGCGGTTCGGTTTGGGGTTTTCGCCCATCGATCGCGAAGAAAACATTCGCCGCATTGGAGCGGTTGCCTCATTGATGGCGGCCGCTGGACTGATCACGTTGGCAGCCTTCGTCAGCCCCTATCGCCGAGACCGCGATCGGGTGCGGCGGATCGTCGAAGGCGACGGTCAGAAGGGCGATTTTCTGGAAGTGTTCGTCGACACTCCCTTGGAGGTGTGCCAGCAACGCGATCCCAAAGGGCTGTACAAAAAAGCACTCGCTGGCGAAATCCCAAACTTTACCGGCATCAGTGATCCGTATGAAGCACCGCAGCAGCCCGAGATTCATCTGCAGTTTCGCGTGGGCATGACGCCGAGCGACGCCGCGGAGGAGATTTTGCAGGTCATGACGGCGCGGGGCGTCTTTGGCACCCCGGTTGCCGAAGATAAACGCTGA
- the rpsO gene encoding 30S ribosomal protein S15, which produces MTISKERKKEVVSEHGATADDTGSPEVQIAILTERINGLTEHMRTHRKDFASRRGLLGLVSRRRRLLDYVRAHDPQRYLDVIGKLGIRK; this is translated from the coding sequence ATGACGATCTCGAAAGAACGTAAGAAGGAAGTAGTCAGCGAACACGGAGCGACTGCAGATGACACCGGATCCCCTGAGGTGCAGATTGCGATTCTGACTGAGCGGATCAATGGTTTGACCGAGCACATGCGAACGCACCGCAAAGACTTTGCTTCGCGACGCGGCTTGCTCGGTTTGGTCAGTCGCCGACGTCGGTTGCTCGATTACGTTCGAGCTCACGATCCGCAGCGTTACCTGGATGTGATTGGTAAGCTCGGTATTCGCAAGTAG